The window aaccacacagttATAAAAAGCCTCTACTGTCAGCTACCAGTGTTCTAGGTAAGCCATCCTTGCTGCTGTAGCAGATAGTCCAGGTATTTCAGGAGCAATTTTAGCAACTGTGACACAGCACTGGCCTCAGGAAGATAGAAAATAGCTGAGTAAATGCTCCTGCCTCTCCAAAGGCCTCATCTGAAGACTCACATGAGGTGTcattctctgtctctctgctgtTCACTATCTTTGAAGTCTTAAAAAGATCTGGCAAGGCTACCTGACGGGCAGCAATATAGAAACAAATTGTCTTTGCCACTCAGTGTTTTCATCACAATTATTAACATTTGTAGTATCTGAGTTGAAATCAATGCCTGAATGGTAAAGAACCCAGATGAGTGATAGTTAAGATACTGAAGTCCTAAAGAAAGCATTCAGTACTTTTAGGACAGCTAtgcccttcccagctcctcaattctattaaataattttagcaAAACCACTTGGTTCCATGCTTAAGTGGCTGAAAGAGCACACAAGTAGTGAACAATCATTCCTTCCAGGCTTGATGATGACAATGAAATAGATTCAGTAATAATGCCATAAACTCTAATAAAAGCTTTGTGCTGTATGTGCACTGGCACACAATCCATCTCCAACTGATCCTGCAGTAATCTCTCCTTGTGCACTGGAATGCCATCTCCAGTAAGAGGAGATAACCACTGaatattcatattcatattcatATATTGACTCATTTTTGTTATAAACCCACCTCTTTTCATTCTGATTATTTGCCTGTGTCAGTCCCaatatttgcttccttttcctggGAAGATAAAAACTAATCCATGTTTTAACACCCTTTTTGGTCTCTTAATAAAATCTGAGCCCAGTGGTCAACATGAGCAGAATATGACAGAGAGGTTTAGTTGAAAGATAACTCAGTTCCTGCACATTTTGTGAAAAGGAATAGCCTGAACAGACACAAATCCCTTATTCCTTGTGAAGGCAGCTTTCACTCTGTGTCTAACTGAATGTGGAAACCAATCTCTTAGAAAATCTCCCTACAGCTCCAAGTAATAGGCTGCAAGCACAAGGAGTTGTAGTATTAGGCTGAGCTCCAGATAAGCATTTGTATGGTATATTTTTTGACAAATATCTAAGAGAGGGCAATGCATCTAAGGGTTTTGGCTGGACACTTAGTTATTCtaacagaagttaaaataaataccCAAGTTAGCTGGTTTCTATCTATATGAATCTCTTGAGCTCATTCACTTACAATTTTCATGTAATTCAAGGCTACATGGACATCTAGAGAGTTCCTTTTCTCCTAATGACTGTTCACCCCTTAAATTGTAGTGTAAGCATGAGTGAAGCTTCTACATTTTCTGCTGTCTATGCCAAACAACTATGGCAATAAGCCAAATATTTGTGAAGACTTCATTACCAAAACAAATGTTTACAGATTCTCCATCTGGCAGGACATCATCTGTGCCAGAGTTCAAGTGTCACAGCCTGGAGAACTGTGCTTGCAACACCAGACTAAATCCTACCATGGAATGCCaaataaaaaattgctaatTCAGCTGTGAGTTCCCATGCTTAATGGGGTGAGTTTATGGCTTAACTAATAGATAAGTATATCTCTGATAGTGGTCAGGATCAATAGGACTTCATGTCCTGGGACTGAGGTTGATTCTGGCTCCCCTGAAGACAAACTCATTCCAGTGATTGATTTTTGCAAATTTAATGGATGATTTTCTTACACAGATGGgtagggagggaaaaaaaaaaaaaaaaggattatttgtatgccattttttctctttccaaagtCGTTGGATCTCTCCCATCCTTAACAttaccctgaaaaaaaatcaaataatctTGTCTGTTTTCAATATGGAAGATTTAAGAGCTCCTCATCTGTGACTTAAACTAgtaaaaagtgtttctttttaaaaaacaacaatttTACCAGCCACAAAATATGTGTCTTAGAAAACCTTTCATAAGCAATTAAGGGTACAGGAGACTATAAGGCATTGTCATATGAGATTATCCACTCATCTGATACATGGTTATTACAAGGGTGTTGTGATTGGGCTCCCATAGATGATATTGTATTTATACCTCATGGCATTCTGTCTGTCCTCTTACATGTGGATAACCACAACTTGTTAGCAAGAGGaggaaacagcaggagaaaaatgcCCACCAGTGCTGACACAACTGAGCTGTTGTTCATTCTGAGCTGAATGTTTCATTCTGAAACAGCCTCATTAATTTAAACCTTGTTTAGCTGTATTTTAAGTTAAGATTTGTGACTCTTAACAGGGGACAGATGCCACCATCTTCGCAGATGCCACTCAGGAGCTGTGCCCTTCCATTTAGCAAGCAGAACCCTTGgcatcctgcctgctgctcgGGCCTCGGAGCCTCCCTGCTGACACTTCCCGAGCTCCGCACCCTCGGACTGCACAGCTCCAGCGAGGCTCCGCACCGATTCCACCCTGATCCTGACATCCCCCCGCTCCAGGTGGGGGAACCCCCGGTGTCTGACACCCCTGCACGTCCTTGCCCTCCACCCACCCCAACCTCTGCGCTCGAGTGCCTACGAGAACTCCGCTCACAGCCCGGCAACCTCGGGCCTCTGGGCCCCGTCCTGCGCACTCACGCGTTCCCCACGTGGATGCGCGGCACCACCTCGTTGCTGTGCGCGCTCGGGAGGCTGTAGCAGCCGCTCCCGTTAGCCAGAAGGTCGTTCAGCTCCTCCACTGAGATCCGATAATCGGACATGGCCGGGCCCGAATCCATGCCCGCCAGCGGGTCCCTTGGCGCAGCAAGCTCGGGTCCGGTCCGGCCCGCCCACCGCCTCAGGGGCGGAGTCCCGGCAGCTGCTTCCGTCCCCGATGCGCGCCGAGCCCAGGTTCGCAGCTGGACGGGCAGTGAGAGGTTCTgccggtccggtccggtccgaCCCGCTCGAACCGGCTGGTCTGCCGAGCTCCTCAGTCAAAGGCGGTTCCAGACCCGGGCGGTTTGGGGGGATGGACCCTACAAGCCTCACCCTGAAGCTGCTTCTGGTCGGAGACAGCGCGGTGGGGAAGTCCAGGTTCGGGCCGGGCGGGCCTTGAGTTCGAGCGGGGCTTTCACGACCCCGGGCTGAGTTCTGGGTTTGTTCCCCGCAGCCTCCTGCTCAGGTTTACAGACGGAGCCTTTGAGCCATGCCTGAAACCCACCATCGGTGAGCACGTTTTTCCCAACGTTTTTCCCAACGTTTTTCCCTGGTGTCCCCGCTAGCGAGAAGCAGCGGCGGGAGGCGGGATGGTGCGGGGCGGGAGGCGGGACGCGGGACGCGGTGGGGAGGTTGAGaggctgttttggtttgtttgtttttcttctgttggttggcttttttgtgtgctttttctattttgtattttttctattttgcgGGGAGGCGGGGACGGAGCCGGCTGCGAGGCCGAGCATTCATTCCCCAGTTGATTCTCGCAAGTCTTCCCTTATTACGCCTTAGGTGTTGAttttaaagtgaagaaaatgCTGGTAAACGGGCATGCAATCCAGCTGGCGATATGGGTAGGTTTTGTTCTGGACAGACATGAACACTTAAAGAGTTTCCTTCTcgtgttgtgttttggtttggtttttcccctcttcctttcctcgCTTCTTGCTGGAGTCTTCTCCGTGTTGAAGTTGTATTCTTGTGATACAGATGCACATCCTGATAGCTCACTGATGGCTGGCTGAGACTTTGTGATGTGTATTTAGTTTTGTTCCTTGTCCATGCAAAGGGGTTGGATCTtctggatgatctttgaggtcccgTCCAACCCTAatcaatgattctgtgacctgAATGAATTAACACATTGCcagttttagatttttttttaacaaggaaaAACTAAATCATAACATACCTCTTTGTCTATTGCAATCTGtacataaatttaaatatttgtgaggggataaaaataatatttgtgaTGTTCTTTTCCCTCCTTATTGTTTGGTCAGAGGATTTTTGAATTTCATGTCACACTTGGAAGCTGTTTTGAAGATTCATAAGAATGTGTGACATAATGCAGTAGTAATTGAATGTAACTACTGATTTATATTTCTTAACCACTTACACAAGCTTCAAGTGGTTCTTTTTAACTAAATTCaccttttctgctttggaaaagcaaagggaGACTTTTGAACACTACACTAGGATCTCCTTCCCTGCAGTGTCTCACCTCATTAAATTGAACTGATTAAGTCCCACTGACTTTCTTGTTGTCTGTTCATCTTAAAGGTGTCTGTCTTTATTGTTAAATCTTTAACCAAGTCCTCTCCACTCTTTTGTGCCCCTTCcttatctgttttattttgctgctgccaATGTTTTCTGACCACTTCCCTCATTCTGTTGTCTTTCGGTTCCACATACCTTTAGTAGTCAGggaaaatttaactttttaaagatATCTTATGTagtttaaaatgccttttttttgttgttccaaatgtatttgattttttgtgtgtgtagtgtcttgtttgtttgtttgtttgtttgttttcccctctgtaggacacagcaggacaggagcGCTTTAGAACGCTGACTCCAAGTTATTACCGAGGAGCTCAAGGGGTTGTTTTAGGTAGGacttctagaaaagaaaaatatgattcCAAAAGGTGTTGTCTGAGAGGAACAATTACAGTTTGTGCATTACTGCATCATTAGCTCAGTGAGTATGCAAAACCACTGGCAGAAAAGAATGTTTCTTCAAAATATTGAAAATCAAAAACACAGAGACATCACACTGCAAGTGGATTAATGTTTAGTTTTGTAGTTATTACTTTAATGAGGTTCTGGTAATAAGGTAAAAAGGGTTTTGTGCTCTCATGTGTCTGcctgcctcccttcccccctgatgattttacattttttcctaaaatgaaaACTGTTGATGTGATTCCTGTATGACATAAGGTGCACAGCACAAATAATGGGTGGCCAGTCCATTCTGTGTGACAACACCagtcaggaaaagaagaatttcttATTCTCAGGGTTTTTGAAGGCTGAAAACCTTGCTGTATAAAATACTCTTATTACGATGCAGCTTTTTAAACCTTAGTGATTGAATGAATGTAATTATGAAGTTACCTGTGGACAAAAGTCACTTTTTAGTCAGAATCTGTGTTTTTAGCAGCAGTAGAGCATGCTTGTAGTTATATATTAAATGAAGTGGTAAAATACCTATTTTCAGATATTCTGTGTGAATTTAGAACTAGTATCATATAAAAGATTTCAACTGGTAAATCTGATTTCCAGTCACAGATAGgttgatctctgaggtctcgatgatctctgaggtcccttccaacccagccaattctatgattctatgattctacgatatATTACAGTTTGTGTTTTGAAATACCTTGTGATTGCCATGGCTGCATCCAGTGTGTTCCATCTCTGGAAAAGGGACATGGTTTCATTTTACTGTAATTCCCtaatacttctttttttggGGAGAGGGGCTGTATTTATCTAGTAGGGATTAAATTCTGCCATAATGAAGTAAATGTTGTTGAAGACTCTACAGCTCTTAagcttgttttcctctgttacCAGTGTATGATGTTACAAGAAAAGACACTTTCACAGGACTGGAGAGCTGGCTGAATGAGCTGGAAATGTATACCATCAAAAACAAGACTGTGAAGATGTTAGTTGGCAATAAAACTGATAAGGTCAGTTTAGAAATACATCCTCTTACACAGGTTACTCAATCCTGATAGAATATAAATGTGAGGTAAGTGCTGACAGGAACACCTCTTGTGTGTGAGGGGGTGATAATGCTCTCTGAGGAATATAGGTTGGGTAAATTTCTGCATCATCTTGTTGAAAATTTTAATAGAAACTCTCTTGTGGAGATGCAGTTGTGGAGGAAGATTCTTTTAAGATAATGAGAGGTTCTTCCTCAAAACTGTCATACACCACTAAAGTTAAATGCAGTGCAACAGCACaactgctgcttcctttttgaCTGTTTTGGAAAGGGTGGTGGGGAAGAATAATTCACCTCTTGAGTGCTATAGAATTTGTATCAGTGTGGGTGTGAGCTGCAATGCTTGCTGCACGTTTCTGGGGTGTTTTATATGACTCTTGCATAGTGAAATGTTTGACTTATGCTTTACTACAAGAGGTTTCCAGTGTGGCTATTGTGAACTAGGATCTCCTGCACCCTTCCAAATCTGCCCATTTTCAGATTGTTTGGTACTCCTTTCCAGCTATTTTACTACTAAAAACCTCATTTCTGGCCTGTTGCTCCTAGTTGACTCAGAAGATATCAATACTTTATTAAATTCCTACTGAAATTCTAAGTTAGGGGGTTCCAGGGAATTCCTACAGTGGGAAGTATAACCTATTTTAGTCCTCTTTTTCACTCATCTCTGCAGCCTGATCGTGAAgtacagagaaaagaaggacTCCAGTTTGCTAGGAAACGTTCACTGCTTTTTATAGGTATGTAACTCCAGGCCAAAAACTTGaatattaatgtttattttggtATTGCTAAGCATGAATGAAATGTACAATTGTATTTCAGTTTGGTTTAAATTTTTTAGAGCCTAATTAATATGGGTCCCTTTGGCTGCATATACTTGGATGTTGGTTTTAAGTTTTCTAAGAGATGTTCTGTTTTTACTTTAATtataagtattttttctctgaacaaaCTTACTTTAGATACTGTATAGGTAAGGATTTTATATTCTTTTGAAACTAGCAGAATTCCTAATTCAGAGtccagaagaattttttttttaaggtcactTTTCAGTGAAACTTCTTGGAAAGATTTTCAGAAGGAACTGGAACAAATGTGTTTAGGAAAACATGTAATTCCCCCtgcattttttgtttcccaGCTTTGTTATGAAATAACTATCTTGTAGATTTACTACCAGAAACTGagaacaatttctttttctgccttgtatggagctgaggattttttttaggTGGAAAAATTACATGCTTCAGATTGAGGTGTATTTCTGTATCATATTAGACTTAAATTTGCCTTTAAAGGAGAATGTATAGGACATTCActcattaaaaaatgtgtatCTTCTCTCTGGTCCCACAAGAACTTTTTACCAAGTGGAATGCTTTCTGcaaataagataaaatatttctttctctttcccctccacCAGAGACCAGTGCCAAGACACAGGATGGAGTGCAACATGCCTTTGAGGAACTAGTCATAAAGATCCTGCAGACACCAGGTCTTTGGgataaaaatgcagagaagcagggaaTCCAGCTCATGGAATCTTCATCACAGCAGGGTCAAAGTTACTGTGGTGCATACTGTCCACTTGCCTAAAACTACAGGTGGCTGTTCTGTCAGATCCAGTGgacttttttaaattaaaaaaaaaaatacaggggGGTGGGGGAGTTTCAGGCACTAGACTGTATTGTGTGACCTGCCAGCAGTTGTGTAGATCCAAAACCCAAACTGGTTGGACAAGTACATTTTTGCtcattaataataatacagTTTATTCTTTCCTTATGCACAATTGAGATCTCTAGATATTCCTCTGGTAACTGTCagatttttcatattaaatCATAGGCATGCTTTCATCTTGGGAATATTCACTTTCTGcttgaaagggttgtcaggggAAAGAGAAGACTTGAAAAACATCAGATTCACCTTcaaaattttaagtttttcttttttgtaagaaaattaGAAAGTTACTCTGCATTCGTGGCAAATCACATGAACAGTACCCCAATATGGAGATGTTGTTTGAGTTTCTTAACCTCCCTACATGATGCTTTCCTcaaaaaaagtttctaaatCCCTAAGATCCTTGCAatgcagttttcattaaaaactctCCAACTCTCATGCAATAAAGTATTGTACAATATTAAAGAATCACGTTTGTGTTCAGTGATGTAATCAGTGTggtaattttaaatatgtaactgcacaaaatagaaaactgatttgtgggtttttccatttcatggcattttcctgtttctttcttgttatctttttcttttgtaaacaATGAAAGTTGTctcaattaaaaatttttttaaaaaggccaGGTCCAGGAcccacggggggagtggatcaagggttggatttgatgacctcagaggtcctttccaaccctgatgATTCTGTGTCCTCCTTCGAGTCTTCCCGTGGCACATCCCGGCTGACAGCGAGGGCTCTGGATCTTCATCTCCGTGAACCTAAGGATGTCAGATCCTAATGATGACAGCAGGAAAGGGACTCAGGAGCTCTGGtccccagagcaggaggggCAGTCCCAGCCCGGGGGCCCCCGACTCCCCTGGGCCGCGTTGTCATGAAAAAGTCGCGTCTGAGGCGAAACCGCGGTAGGAGGCAGATTCCGTGTTTTCTCCCCCATTCCACGCTGCGGATCCGTGGTGAATCCCCGGGGCTGCGCGACAAACGAGGTGGGGTCCGCAGCCGCCCGCCCGGCGCGTATCGGGAGGGGGCAGCGAGTGAGGCAGCGCCTACAACGGCGCAAAGAGCGCATGAGCGGGAAACGCGCAGGGGACGGGGCAGCCGGGGCGGTGCTCTGCGCCCTGCCAGGGCGGGCAGGCAGCACCGAACGGGTCTGGACTTGGACACGAACCCGCAGGTAAAGGTCATGCGGCGGCAGCACCGCTCGTGGGGCGATGCGTGGCTCTGGACCCCAGAGCCGGCGCGACGCCATTTTGCGGTGGGGCAGGGCCGGGCTGTAACGCTGCCTCCTGAGGCACAGACCTCAGTGTGGCGGAGTCCCCCGGGTCAGATGGGATTTTCCTGGTGGGATTTGGGTAAAGCTGCGGTCTCGGGGTCGTTGTTGATGGAAAACCCTGCGGAGGGCTCCaggtggaggagatggagagacCCTGGCAGGGCCCGGCATCACGGGAAGCAGGGCTGGAAGATGTCTGGAAGTGCGGTGCGGGGCCCGGCTTAGCTCTGTACCTTGTGTCGTGTCACTGATTTCGGTGCAAAACATTGAAAATTCTGTCTGAGAATTCTGAAGATTTTGGTGCGGGAGCCCTGTCAGGCGGTGCTGGGGAAGCTGCTTCGCCTCCCTGTGCTGCGCCCCTCGGGTTTCTGTAAGTTTGTGTGGAGCTCACATTGCTGTGAGGACAGAGCAGCAATTAAAGTTCCCTTCTCATTTGaggtaactttaaaaatatgtcaaaTTAAATGCAATATTCCAGGAAGCAAAGCAGCTGAATGAATTACTTATCCAGTTCTTTTTGCGTTAatgctgtgtgtgtttgtgcgAGATGTTTATTTCTGCAAAGTGATAGGtaataaaaatggttttgaaaggTTAATTACATGGATGTGTAATGTATGCAATAAACTGGAGTGTGATCCATTAATCAGAGGGAAATTTCAACACTCACTTAATTTGCTTTGACAGCTCTGTAATGTTTTGACACCCACGTGGACTAATGAGGTGTAGCAGTAGAAAACACAGGGTGCAAAACACAGGTTAATTTATCTACAAACAGAAACATAAGGAACATCCTTCATTTCATTTAGCAAAGAtctgacatttcttttaaatcctttttgCGTCCTGTTACAGCTGATAATTTTTCTGCAATCATTAATCTGATGGATTTCCTGGGCATGAATGGGATTTAAAGGTCCTGTTATGCATGAAGTGTTTCCTTTTGGACTGGACATTATAAGCACAGATTCAGTTCTGCAGTTTGAAATGGAATTGCTCTGGGGTCCTTTGTTCTCAGtgacaagaaaaatataaataaaaccatctGATTATTTGCTGTAGCATCCTTAGTACCAATGAGCAAGGCTGATGGAATGACATCTACTTGCATGTAATAGTAGAGTGGTCTGCATTAGAATATCAGGGGGATGTGAATTGctttgaaatgtgcttttagaaAGCCCCAGCACATCTTCTCCCATCTTCCTGCACACTCTGTTTCTGCTCACTTCAGAATCACCTTTATCCAGGATACCATACAGTTATTATATAACAATATTTTCCacgttttttttcttgcatagcAGAGTAACTGAATCAGGTTAAACTGAACACTGGAGGGAAAGATGTACTAGGACTTTACTATATTCAGGATTGCTATTTTTGTTGCATATTGTATTCTCTTTGCTTATTTCAGGGCTGCCTCTGAATCCCAgtccagaaagaagaaagaattgtGTTGATTTCAGTTGAACATTTGTCGTTAAGATTAAGAACAAAGCTATGCCAGTGCTCTCAGAAGACTCAGGTAACTAATCTGCATGCTCTCACCAGATCAGTGGCTGAAATCATAGtataaaaattaactttcaaGCTTTTGGAAGtagagctgggagctgtgcagcAAAGGAGGCAGTTCAGTCACTTTTCATGTCTGCTGTGGCACTTGAATAACTCAGAGTTTGTTAGAGGGCTTGCTGTTCTAGAAACAAAGGGTAAATAATATGAAGGGGGAAATTTCAAAAGTAATGTCTTAAGAAATGTGTATTCCTTTGGTAGTTTTTTGCCTTAATATAATGTGTGTTAAAGCTTAAGCTTTGTTTGTATCTTAAGAAGGGGAAGAAGTGGTACCCAACGAATGGAAGATAAGCAGAAATCTCCAGGCAAACCTAATGATCACCAAGATGGTACTCAAAGAGTGGCTGATGTTAAGGCTGTGATACAAGGTCCCATGAGACATGGGTTCTGCAAAGCTTTTGTTCTGTCTTGAATTTAAATTTAGGATTGCACGAAACTTTGGCCCTTTTGACATCTCAGCTCAGACCTGATTCAAATCATAAAGAGGAAATGGGGTTCCTTAGGGATGTCTTCAGTGAAAAGAGTCTCAGCTATCTGATGAAGGTAAAAGTTCATTTAAGATTTATGAACATCCATTTGCCTTACAGATTACTTAGTTCCTGTTCCCTCATTTACTGGCTGTTTACTttgctaaagctttttttttcccctcagaagtTTATACTGACCACAGCATGTATACATTTAAGCACAAACCTTAAGGACATTTGTtgataattaatatattttgttcagaaaaaaacatttctgcctTGATTGCCATAATGCAGATACAGTGCCCCTTAGCTAAAAAAAAGTATagaatggctttttttttttttttttccttatgttgcTTGTCTTAAAAATTTTTCTGGCTGTCTCTGAAACCAGCATGTGCAAGAAGAAAAGACTcctaaacaaaccaaaccaaagccaagagaagttatttttctgaCACTTCATTATATTCCTTAAATATCAGAATATTTCAGTATAATTTTGAAATTGTGTCTCTCTGTAGTAATAtacttgaataatttttttcagattcatgAAAAACTCCGGAATTATGAAAGACAGAGTCCAACTCCTGTTTTACATAGTGCAGCAGGGCTAGTTGAAGATGTGAGTAAAAATTCTTGTCTCCTTATTTTCCTGCTATTCAGACTTCCTTTTCTAACAAATCAAAGCTGTATCTTGTTTAGTGGCAATTCTCTAACTTCCAggttgttaatttttttgttttaaaggtaATAGAGGAGTTGCAGACTGCACCAGtgaataatgaagaaaaagagctACTTCAGCTGTTGTCAACACCACATCTCAaggtaaaaaacaaaccaaggacTTTAATAAAATCTCTTTGCAGAATTTCAACAGAATGTTttgtaatggaaaaatgaaatcagAGAGCTCctaagagaaagggaaaatgtaCTACCAACTCTAGTTCTATTCCAGTGTGATCTCCTGCACAGGTTTTAGGGTGTGAAGGAGGTTGGGAAGACACAGCACAGGCCTTTCATGCAGAATTCATGTTCCCTCCTCCCCTTAGTGTTTTCTGAgggagcaaaaaagaaaataataccaTTTCTCAACCTTTGGCTTTCTGTAGTTTACCTCCATTCTGCAGGCTCCATTTCTGAGGCTGAGCTTCTTTATTgtctggatttattttaaataccaaCATATACCAGTGTATAGTGTACATGATGGGCAAATAATTACCAAATCTCTGCTTTTGGGATTTATGAGGGTACAAAAGGTGGAGGTTTAAGTTGACTTTAATgttgaaaacatgaaaactgGAAGCTGTTATTATCCCATTACATTACTGTTTCTTATTTCCTTCATGCAGGCAATGCTTGTAGTACATGACACTGTAGCACAGAAGAACTTTGACCCAGTCCTTCCACCTCTGCCCAGTAACTTTGATGATGATTTTGATGAGGAATCAGTGAAAATTGTTCGGcttgtgaaaaataaagaaccCTTGGTACACATAAGATACCACATCTCTAGTCATAAAACTCTGTAGTGCAAAAGCATTATTGTGAGTATGGAAAAGGTACTTGAAGAACCAGGGAGGATGCAAAAAATTGGGAGTGTTCTGAAGctaataaaataacattaaaaggAGACTTTAGTAAATAAGCCTTCACAGTTTTCTGTGACATGCTTTGTAGGTGTGGGTTTGTAATGCAGGGAGCAAGATCTCTGAGGAG of the Calypte anna isolate BGI_N300 chromosome 27, bCalAnn1_v1.p, whole genome shotgun sequence genome contains:
- the LOC103539222 gene encoding ras-related protein Rab-18-B isoform X2; its protein translation is MRAEPSLLLRFTDGAFEPCLKPTIGVDFKVKKMLVNGHAIQLAIWDTAGQERFRTLTPSYYRGAQGVVLVYDVTRKDTFTGLESWLNELEMYTIKNKTVKMLVGNKTDKPDREVQRKEGLQFARKRSLLFIETSAKTQDGVQHAFEELVIKILQTPGLWDKNAEKQGIQLMESSSQQGQSYCGAYCPLA
- the LOC103539222 gene encoding ras-related protein Rab-18-B isoform X1, which gives rise to MRAEPRFAAGRAVRGSAGPVRSDPLEPAGLPSSSVKGGSRPGRFGGMDPTSLTLKLLLVGDSAVGKSSLLLRFTDGAFEPCLKPTIGVDFKVKKMLVNGHAIQLAIWDTAGQERFRTLTPSYYRGAQGVVLVYDVTRKDTFTGLESWLNELEMYTIKNKTVKMLVGNKTDKPDREVQRKEGLQFARKRSLLFIETSAKTQDGVQHAFEELVIKILQTPGLWDKNAEKQGIQLMESSSQQGQSYCGAYCPLA